One window from the genome of Metabacillus flavus encodes:
- a CDS encoding IS256 family transposase: MTQINLTLNVEDLKDHLMNSNLDAVVKSSLVLILNQMMETERDEHLNADAYERTSARTDYRNGYYDRDFLVSIGKINLKVPRTRNGEFSTSVFEKYQRADQALVLSMIEMVVNGVSTRKVTKIMEQLCGESVSKSLVSTITKKLDPIVNEWASRPLNVMYYKYVFVDALYIKVREHQRVVSKAVYVAVGVNSQLKREVIGLAVNHSESKEGWTQFFSYLKSRGFQSPKLMISDAHKGLKAAIQESFVGTSWQRCTFHFKKNLFDRMPKKQAEELKHALLRIFDATKPEDARALKEEFMQTYDGERGYETVLSLLDDGFEDAIQFMNEPLGFQKKLRTTNNLERLNSEIRRRERVIRIFPNTQSAFRLIGAVLMDYEKSLDPGERKYMYDEKEN; encoded by the coding sequence ATGACCCAAATTAATCTTACCCTAAATGTAGAGGACTTAAAAGACCACCTCATGAATTCCAACTTGGACGCTGTGGTGAAATCATCACTTGTCCTCATTCTCAATCAAATGATGGAAACCGAGAGGGATGAGCACCTGAATGCGGATGCTTATGAAAGAACGAGTGCCCGTACAGACTACCGGAATGGCTATTATGACCGAGACTTTCTCGTCTCCATCGGAAAAATCAACCTGAAAGTCCCTCGTACCCGAAACGGGGAGTTTTCCACATCTGTATTCGAGAAGTATCAGCGTGCGGACCAAGCACTCGTCTTGTCTATGATAGAAATGGTCGTCAACGGGGTTTCGACCCGCAAAGTGACGAAGATCATGGAACAGCTTTGCGGGGAAAGTGTGTCCAAGTCCCTTGTCTCCACGATCACCAAAAAACTTGATCCCATCGTGAACGAGTGGGCTAGCCGACCCCTGAATGTCATGTACTACAAGTATGTGTTTGTGGACGCTTTGTATATTAAGGTCCGCGAACATCAGCGTGTAGTTTCCAAAGCCGTTTATGTGGCCGTTGGGGTCAACTCCCAGCTCAAACGGGAAGTCATTGGGCTGGCTGTCAATCATTCCGAATCCAAAGAAGGCTGGACGCAATTCTTTAGCTACCTCAAATCCAGGGGATTTCAATCTCCCAAATTGATGATTTCAGACGCCCACAAGGGCTTGAAGGCAGCGATTCAGGAATCCTTTGTCGGAACCAGCTGGCAGAGATGCACGTTCCACTTTAAAAAGAACCTCTTTGACCGCATGCCGAAGAAACAGGCAGAAGAATTAAAACACGCCCTCCTGCGTATTTTTGATGCCACAAAACCAGAGGACGCTAGAGCTTTAAAAGAGGAGTTTATGCAGACCTATGATGGAGAGCGCGGATATGAAACGGTCTTGTCTCTATTGGACGATGGCTTTGAAGATGCCATCCAATTCATGAATGAGCCACTGGGCTTTCAAAAGAAGCTGCGGACCACGAACAATCTGGAACGCCTAAATTCGGAAATCAGGAGAAGAGAGCGTGTCATTCGGATCTTCCCCAACACCCAGTCTGCTTTTCGTCTAATCGGAGCTGTCTTGATGGACTATGAAAAATCTCTTGATCCTGGAGAAAGAAAATACATGTACGATGAGAAAGAGAACTAA
- a CDS encoding GNAT family N-acetyltransferase: protein MNFPELKTERLKLREINEEDADNLFEIFSKENVLKYYGMEPLRELTEAKLLARRFHDGWHQETSLRWGMEYNEQLIGTIGYHNWNKTHKRAEIGYEIHPDFWRMGFASEALQAAAWFGFKTLGLHRIGATVRPENKASLLLLEKFGFKREGILKGYQYIGGEYYDLVMLSIVAGADRVTGDVSA, encoded by the coding sequence ATGAATTTTCCGGAGCTGAAAACTGAAAGGTTGAAATTAAGAGAAATTAATGAGGAAGATGCCGACAATCTGTTCGAAATCTTCTCAAAAGAAAATGTTCTTAAATATTACGGCATGGAACCTCTTAGGGAACTGACCGAAGCTAAGCTCCTTGCCAGACGGTTTCATGATGGTTGGCACCAGGAAACCTCTTTGCGATGGGGCATGGAGTACAATGAACAGCTAATTGGCACCATTGGATACCATAACTGGAACAAAACACATAAGCGGGCGGAAATCGGCTATGAGATTCACCCTGATTTCTGGAGAATGGGATTTGCTTCTGAGGCTTTGCAAGCAGCCGCCTGGTTCGGCTTCAAGACACTCGGACTCCATCGAATCGGTGCCACCGTCCGTCCTGAAAACAAAGCCTCACTTCTGCTATTGGAGAAATTCGGGTTTAAAAGAGAAGGAATTTTGAAAGGATACCAGTATATCGGTGGAGAATATTACGATTTGGTGATGCTTTCAATCGTTGCAGGGGCGGACCGAGTAACGGGTGACGTCTCAGCATAA
- a CDS encoding GNAT family N-acetyltransferase: MIRPLLIEYASSHLELLIALDQQTDTLLYEHGERSSDSADYRNRLSASLNKQLFIWVSEDQDGFHGHLAVLPCQLNRNRHKASVVIGLLPEYQNMGIGGKLMDTAVAWSKLQGLHRLELTVMTHNEPAIALYKKKKFSLEGTVRHSLLVNGEWVDEYIMGRLL; the protein is encoded by the coding sequence ATGATTAGACCTCTTCTTATAGAATACGCATCGAGCCACCTAGAGCTTTTAATTGCATTGGATCAGCAAACAGATACTTTGCTGTATGAGCATGGAGAGCGATCCTCAGATTCTGCTGATTACCGGAATAGGCTTTCTGCCAGCCTTAATAAGCAATTGTTTATTTGGGTTAGCGAGGATCAGGACGGGTTTCATGGGCATCTTGCAGTATTACCCTGTCAGCTGAACAGAAACCGGCATAAAGCATCCGTTGTCATTGGCTTGCTTCCTGAATATCAAAACATGGGGATTGGCGGCAAGTTAATGGATACTGCGGTTGCATGGAGTAAGCTCCAGGGACTTCATCGGCTGGAGCTGACCGTTATGACGCATAACGAGCCTGCCATCGCTCTGTATAAAAAGAAGAAGTTTTCGTTAGAAGGAACAGTACGCCATTCCTTGCTTGTAAATGGGGAATGGGTTGACGAATACATAATGGGGAGGCTTTTATGA
- a CDS encoding peptidoglycan-binding protein: MIRKTTAILGVCLLGTAILAPSKGEAALGDQLLHKGMSNGDVKELQTYLLAKQVYPYYDNTGIYGSITEEAVRDFQSKAGIKSDGVAGPQTIAKIKVLKPGNIGKPVADLQSKLKAWGTYSGSADGIYGKGTKSAVAKFQSGKGLSADGIAGPITLNELNKRANPASGAVKEVTVHSTAYTADCQGCSGVTKMGIDLKRFDESKVIAVDPNVIPLGTTVEVEGYGKAVAGDVGGAINGSEIDVFFNDLNEAMNWGSRQVKVKVYQ; the protein is encoded by the coding sequence ATGATAAGAAAAACCACTGCTATATTAGGAGTTTGCCTACTGGGAACAGCTATACTTGCACCATCAAAAGGAGAGGCCGCTTTAGGTGATCAGCTGCTGCATAAAGGAATGTCAAATGGGGATGTTAAAGAACTTCAAACCTACTTGCTGGCTAAACAAGTATATCCTTATTACGATAATACCGGGATCTATGGGTCGATCACTGAGGAAGCTGTTCGTGATTTTCAAAGTAAAGCAGGAATAAAATCAGATGGAGTGGCCGGTCCTCAAACCATTGCAAAAATAAAAGTGCTAAAGCCTGGAAACATTGGAAAGCCGGTAGCCGATTTGCAAAGCAAGCTAAAAGCATGGGGTACATACTCAGGTTCAGCTGACGGAATATACGGGAAGGGCACGAAAAGCGCTGTGGCAAAATTTCAATCCGGTAAAGGGCTGTCAGCTGATGGAATCGCAGGCCCAATAACGTTAAATGAACTGAACAAAAGAGCAAATCCGGCTTCAGGTGCAGTGAAAGAAGTAACCGTCCACAGCACTGCCTATACCGCGGACTGTCAAGGCTGTTCAGGGGTGACTAAGATGGGGATTGACTTAAAGCGCTTTGATGAATCCAAGGTGATTGCAGTAGATCCTAATGTTATACCTCTTGGCACAACCGTTGAGGTTGAGGGATACGGTAAAGCTGTCGCAGGTGACGTCGGCGGAGCGATTAATGGCAGCGAAATTGATGTTTTCTTTAATGACCTTAATGAAGCGATGAACTGGGGAAGCAGGCAAGTAAAAGTAAAGGTGTATCAGTGA
- a CDS encoding YkvS family protein: MKIAKVGNLIEFKNGLRGIVEKVNENSVIVDLTYMENFLDLELERRTVVNHKNYKILKES, translated from the coding sequence ATGAAGATTGCTAAAGTTGGAAACCTTATTGAATTTAAAAACGGCCTGCGCGGCATCGTTGAAAAGGTGAACGAAAATTCGGTAATCGTTGATTTAACGTATATGGAGAATTTTCTTGACCTTGAACTCGAGAGACGCACAGTCGTGAACCATAAAAACTATAAGATCCTAAAGGAATCCTGA
- a CDS encoding patatin-like phospholipase family protein: protein MEQTGLVLEGGGMRGVYTAGVLEYFMENELYFPYVIGVSAGACMAASYLSRQMDRNRTVNIDYAGDPKYLSLQNYIKSRQLFGMDYIFDEIPNRLVPFDFEAFSSNPEQLVIGTTDCETGKPVYYNKPETMGDLLTIIRASSSLPFIAPMVPFGGKMLMDGGIVDSIPIKKAEKDGIERNVVVLTRNKGYVKSPPKAQWMVRRTLRKHPMLAKAILERYRMYNETLSYIDELEAKGQIFVIRPTKKLEVGRIERDPVKLDALYKQGIEDAKRLAEDLQTWLDKSGQPLSK, encoded by the coding sequence GTGGAACAAACAGGTTTAGTGCTGGAAGGCGGAGGTATGAGAGGAGTCTATACAGCCGGAGTTTTAGAATATTTTATGGAAAACGAACTTTATTTCCCTTATGTAATTGGAGTATCGGCGGGAGCATGTATGGCCGCTTCTTATCTATCGAGACAAATGGATCGAAACCGTACAGTTAATATTGATTACGCAGGGGATCCTAAGTATTTATCACTCCAGAATTACATTAAAAGCAGGCAGCTGTTCGGAATGGATTATATTTTTGATGAAATACCGAATCGTCTCGTCCCTTTTGATTTTGAAGCATTCTCCAGTAATCCTGAGCAGCTTGTAATCGGAACGACGGATTGTGAAACAGGCAAACCTGTCTATTATAATAAGCCTGAAACGATGGGAGATTTACTTACAATCATCCGGGCTTCAAGCTCGCTTCCATTTATAGCCCCAATGGTCCCTTTCGGAGGGAAAATGCTCATGGATGGGGGCATTGTCGATTCAATTCCAATCAAAAAGGCCGAAAAGGATGGTATAGAAAGAAATGTTGTGGTGCTCACTAGAAACAAGGGGTATGTTAAGTCGCCGCCAAAGGCCCAATGGATGGTTAGGCGGACCCTTCGAAAGCATCCGATGCTTGCAAAAGCTATACTGGAACGTTATCGAATGTACAATGAAACCCTTTCGTATATAGATGAACTAGAAGCAAAAGGGCAAATTTTCGTTATCCGTCCGACAAAAAAGCTTGAGGTTGGGAGAATCGAGCGCGATCCTGTAAAGCTGGATGCTTTATATAAACAGGGGATAGAGGATGCGAAAAGATTGGCTGAGGATCTGCAAACCTGGCTTGATAAAAGCGGCCAGCCTTTATCGAAGTAA
- a CDS encoding SDR family oxidoreductase, translating into MKVLIAGANGSTGRLVIDKAVKQGYQPIAMIRDPKQAEELEQKGAQTVIADLEGDVSEAVQLADAVIFAAGSGSSTGDDKTIAIDQDGAKKLIDAAKKHKVKKFVMLSSIGTDSPERAPEEMKLYLRSKAVADEYLRNAEISYTIVRPGALTDDEGKGKIAASKSVNPEGSIPREDVAEVLVSCLSEPSAQNQTFEIISGDRDISEAIQSIM; encoded by the coding sequence ATGAAAGTATTAATAGCAGGTGCTAATGGAAGCACAGGAAGATTGGTTATTGATAAGGCGGTAAAACAAGGATATCAGCCGATTGCTATGATTCGTGATCCGAAGCAGGCGGAAGAGCTGGAACAAAAAGGGGCTCAAACCGTTATAGCCGACTTAGAAGGGGACGTATCAGAAGCTGTTCAGCTGGCGGATGCCGTTATTTTTGCCGCTGGGTCAGGGTCAAGCACCGGTGATGATAAGACGATTGCAATTGATCAGGACGGAGCGAAAAAGCTGATTGATGCCGCAAAAAAACATAAGGTCAAAAAGTTTGTTATGCTGAGTTCAATCGGGACAGACTCTCCTGAACGGGCCCCTGAAGAAATGAAGCTTTATCTCCGTTCCAAGGCCGTTGCGGATGAGTATTTGAGGAATGCTGAAATTTCTTATACCATCGTCCGTCCGGGAGCTCTCACTGATGATGAAGGAAAAGGAAAAATAGCAGCCTCTAAGTCTGTGAACCCTGAAGGATCCATTCCGCGTGAAGATGTTGCAGAGGTGCTCGTATCGTGCTTAAGCGAACCATCTGCACAAAATCAAACCTTTGAAATTATCAGCGGGGACCGCGACATTTCTGAGGCAATCCAGTCTATCATGTAA
- a CDS encoding sigma-70 family RNA polymerase sigma factor — MTYSELLERYKPMILHLMKRLSIYRNHEEFFQTACIALWEASNQYRPGKGSMDAYFYLYIKGKLMNEMTRHNRLLKREDLKDDISFAEESHSSKETEDLYDWEELTKGLTNNQKKWMNGYAFHGLTVTEIASIEGVTPAAVKSWRRDALRKLKKQLPK; from the coding sequence ATGACCTATTCAGAACTGCTAGAGAGATATAAGCCCATGATCTTGCATTTAATGAAAAGACTATCCATTTACAGAAATCATGAGGAATTCTTCCAGACTGCATGTATCGCTCTTTGGGAGGCATCTAATCAATACAGGCCAGGCAAAGGATCAATGGATGCCTATTTTTATCTGTATATTAAAGGAAAGCTAATGAACGAAATGACTCGGCATAACCGATTATTGAAAAGAGAGGACTTGAAGGACGATATCAGTTTTGCAGAGGAAAGCCATTCTTCAAAGGAAACCGAAGACCTGTATGACTGGGAGGAACTTACAAAGGGCCTTACCAACAATCAGAAGAAATGGATGAACGGCTATGCTTTTCACGGACTTACAGTAACTGAAATTGCTTCCATTGAAGGAGTGACTCCCGCTGCCGTTAAGAGCTGGAGAAGAGATGCGTTGAGGAAATTGAAAAAACAGCTTCCTAAATAA
- a CDS encoding cell wall hydrolase: protein MKQTMRKIIHIAAIACAAFIICAAPASAKMAHTVKKGETMEKISFAYIVSIDDIKKWNHLERNTAIEGDTLRIPERSSKPGNDRGEPSIAVSKEEKKLLAQLVHAEAKGEPYEGKVAVASVVLNRVESSEFPDSVKDVIYEKNAFSPVGNGTIHAEADNESKKAAEEALRKKSVDYLYFFNPETAESEWIKTRKVEKTIGNHSFSM from the coding sequence ATGAAACAGACGATGAGAAAAATCATTCATATCGCTGCCATAGCCTGTGCAGCATTTATCATTTGCGCAGCACCTGCTTCTGCTAAAATGGCGCATACAGTGAAAAAAGGAGAAACAATGGAGAAGATTAGTTTTGCATACATTGTTTCGATTGACGATATAAAAAAATGGAATCATTTAGAGCGTAATACTGCCATAGAGGGTGATACACTCCGAATCCCTGAAAGAAGCTCAAAGCCGGGCAATGACAGGGGTGAACCGAGTATCGCTGTGTCTAAAGAGGAAAAGAAGCTTCTCGCCCAGCTTGTCCATGCTGAAGCAAAAGGAGAGCCGTATGAAGGGAAAGTTGCTGTTGCTTCGGTTGTACTAAATCGAGTTGAAAGCAGTGAATTTCCAGACTCTGTGAAGGATGTCATTTATGAGAAGAACGCATTCTCGCCAGTGGGCAATGGGACAATTCATGCAGAAGCAGATAACGAATCCAAAAAAGCCGCCGAAGAAGCACTCCGAAAGAAATCTGTAGATTACCTCTACTTCTTTAATCCTGAAACAGCAGAAAGCGAATGGATCAAAACAAGAAAAGTAGAAAAAACCATCGGGAATCACAGTTTTTCGATGTAA
- a CDS encoding spore germination protein translates to MKNMDGSPKTSMPELMAVLRSSSDFIQYGNKGVTAKYWISYFRTLIDSKMLHESVLAVLSKEDWSSLEELKDSVPVENIILTSDTDVVKEKLLQGFIMVSLSEYGQSCLLIRVFMEKARQVSLPEVEFSVVGPKEAFVESLESNIHLIRKRMPSDQLRIREINIGKLTRTKVAVLYVENIANDENVRTVWQRLNGIEIDHISDSSVLTQIMSDNHHSPFPQLLDSERPDRVVSILSEGKIVIVVDGSPQVLIGPSTLVEFFSAFDDYFFNYIVASFFRIVRLASVAFSILVTPVYVAALNFHYELIPRDLLNTLVSSREEIPLPPILEAVFLELTIELLREAGARLPTKVGQTIGIVGGIVIGTASVEAGLTSNVLLIIVALAALASFTTPVYKMSNTIRLVRFPFLLFAEFYGLLGIVFCFCVLATHLLKLSSLGRPFLEPIYPPRSADMKDALIRLPFSMMSKRPIQLRTQQPIRFDKKRASQNKDIDE, encoded by the coding sequence ATGAAAAACATGGATGGGTCACCGAAGACCTCGATGCCTGAGCTCATGGCAGTATTGAGGAGTTCTTCTGATTTTATTCAATACGGAAACAAGGGTGTGACCGCTAAGTATTGGATTTCTTATTTTAGGACATTGATTGATTCGAAAATGCTTCATGAAAGTGTTCTGGCAGTTCTTTCAAAAGAAGACTGGAGCTCGCTTGAGGAATTAAAAGATTCTGTGCCGGTTGAAAATATTATTTTAACCTCTGATACCGATGTAGTGAAGGAGAAGCTGCTTCAAGGGTTTATTATGGTAAGCCTTTCTGAGTATGGACAGTCGTGCCTGCTTATTAGGGTGTTTATGGAAAAAGCGAGGCAGGTTAGTCTTCCAGAGGTTGAATTCAGTGTGGTAGGACCGAAAGAAGCTTTTGTTGAATCGCTGGAATCCAACATTCACCTTATACGAAAGCGCATGCCCTCTGATCAGCTGAGAATAAGGGAAATCAATATCGGCAAGCTGACCCGTACGAAGGTTGCTGTTCTTTATGTGGAAAATATTGCGAATGATGAAAATGTGCGTACAGTGTGGCAGAGACTAAATGGAATTGAAATTGATCACATTAGTGACAGTTCCGTTTTAACACAGATTATGTCTGATAATCATCATTCTCCTTTCCCGCAGCTATTGGATTCAGAGCGGCCAGACCGGGTGGTATCCATTCTCTCGGAAGGGAAGATTGTCATCGTAGTTGACGGGTCGCCGCAAGTGCTGATTGGTCCAAGTACACTGGTTGAGTTTTTCTCGGCATTTGATGATTATTTTTTCAATTACATAGTTGCATCATTCTTCCGGATCGTCCGATTAGCGTCTGTTGCCTTTTCTATATTGGTTACGCCGGTATATGTAGCCGCTTTGAATTTTCACTATGAACTGATTCCAAGAGATTTGCTGAATACGCTCGTCAGTTCGAGGGAGGAGATCCCGCTGCCGCCGATACTTGAAGCGGTTTTTTTGGAGCTGACAATCGAGCTGCTCCGCGAAGCGGGGGCCAGACTACCAACAAAGGTCGGCCAGACGATTGGTATTGTAGGCGGTATCGTAATTGGAACCGCATCTGTTGAGGCGGGACTAACAAGTAATGTGCTCCTGATCATTGTGGCCCTTGCGGCACTGGCTTCTTTTACAACGCCAGTTTATAAAATGAGTAATACAATCCGTTTAGTACGCTTTCCGTTTCTGCTGTTTGCAGAATTTTATGGATTGCTTGGAATTGTATTTTGTTTCTGTGTTTTAGCCACTCATCTATTGAAGTTATCTTCGCTGGGAAGACCATTTTTGGAGCCAATCTATCCGCCAAGATCTGCTGATATGAAAGACGCACTGATCAGACTTCCGTTTTCCATGATGTCAAAGAGGCCGATCCAGCTTCGGACCCAACAGCCAATCCGGTTTGATAAAAAAAGGGCTTCTCAGAATAAGGACATTGATGAGTGA
- a CDS encoding GerAB/ArcD/ProY family transporter: protein MTKIAEKYQVSHFLVFYLVHGLQFGVGVLGFQRIIAKDAGQDAWIPVIVSGVFSHLMVWMIYKILKGAEGNIHDIHHRIFGKWLGKGVNLLISLYFTLLAIEVLRTFVEIIQVWMFPDMNVLIFSTLFLALVYYIVTGGFRVVTGICFFGVVLPGYLILTFFFPLEFAEWKNLMPMFDHSFGELLSGTKSMSLTVLGFEALLVYYPFIKNAEKSQKWAHGAILFTTSVYLLIMVVTLVFFSTEQLQKNIWATLTIWKIVEIPFVERFEYIGIANWNLVILPNICLTLWCASRGIKQTLNIAQKKSLLIVLGITLIAVNLFETREQIDQFNGIMGDIGLGFYVYIPIILFLQFFMKKVKKQGRSG from the coding sequence TTGACTAAAATTGCTGAAAAATATCAAGTCTCTCATTTTCTCGTCTTCTATTTAGTTCATGGTCTTCAATTTGGAGTTGGTGTGCTTGGTTTTCAGAGAATTATTGCGAAGGATGCAGGGCAGGATGCTTGGATTCCCGTCATAGTATCCGGTGTCTTTTCCCATCTGATGGTATGGATGATCTACAAAATCCTGAAAGGGGCTGAGGGGAACATCCATGACATTCATCACCGTATTTTTGGAAAATGGCTTGGGAAAGGGGTTAATTTGCTCATTTCCTTATATTTTACTTTGCTCGCTATAGAGGTATTGAGGACGTTCGTAGAAATTATTCAAGTATGGATGTTTCCTGACATGAATGTCCTGATTTTCAGCACCCTGTTTTTAGCATTGGTTTATTATATTGTAACCGGAGGATTTCGAGTTGTGACGGGGATTTGTTTCTTTGGGGTTGTATTACCAGGCTATCTCATTTTAACCTTTTTCTTTCCTCTTGAATTCGCTGAATGGAAAAATTTAATGCCCATGTTTGATCATTCATTTGGTGAACTCCTATCCGGAACGAAAAGCATGTCACTGACCGTTCTTGGTTTTGAAGCGTTACTTGTTTATTACCCGTTCATTAAGAATGCTGAGAAATCTCAGAAATGGGCGCATGGAGCCATTTTATTTACAACATCAGTCTATTTGCTGATCATGGTGGTAACGCTTGTTTTTTTTAGTACTGAACAGCTGCAGAAAAATATTTGGGCGACCCTCACAATTTGGAAAATTGTTGAGATTCCGTTCGTGGAGCGATTTGAATACATTGGGATTGCCAACTGGAACCTTGTCATTCTTCCTAACATCTGCCTGACCCTGTGGTGTGCGAGCAGGGGGATAAAGCAAACACTGAACATCGCACAAAAAAAATCACTGCTGATTGTCTTGGGAATCACGCTGATTGCGGTTAATTTATTTGAGACAAGAGAACAAATTGATCAGTTTAACGGCATAATGGGAGATATAGGTTTGGGTTTTTATGTATACATACCGATTATTCTCTTTCTGCAATTTTTTATGAAAAAAGTGAAGAAGCAGGGGCGATCAGGATGA
- a CDS encoding Ger(x)C family spore germination protein, whose translation MKKIICIFSLLFFIIFTQTGCIQKEIIDDVNIILASGYDLEENGKLKGTILVPVYQKQQPVKSEILEDEAVLTRDLLTNLQRKSSDPLVYGKLQVAIFGEDLAKEGFSNLLDALQRDASVGSRVYLAVGKKSASEILKGEYGIRGTAVYLSNLIKHNIESRDLSRENLHLFLYNLYDKGKDAYLPILALSGKDELEITGVALFNEDKMVGEISNEKMIFFKLLTDQYMEGTYTLNLKDGSMVSVKSITSSKKIKMKTKEEVSFSIKLEGHIREYTGEKITPEVIKEIETEFKKSVETECLALIEQFKALNIDPTGIGDEASHTFRSFDMKKWKEHYQDIKANINAEITINESGVIE comes from the coding sequence ATGAAGAAAATCATTTGTATATTCAGTCTCCTTTTCTTCATAATTTTTACGCAAACAGGATGTATACAAAAGGAAATCATTGATGATGTAAATATCATCCTTGCATCAGGCTATGATTTGGAGGAAAACGGAAAGCTTAAGGGAACCATACTTGTACCGGTTTACCAGAAGCAGCAGCCGGTAAAAAGTGAAATCCTTGAGGATGAAGCGGTTTTAACCAGAGATTTACTTACAAATCTTCAGCGTAAATCATCTGATCCGCTTGTGTACGGAAAGCTGCAGGTTGCCATTTTCGGAGAAGATTTAGCCAAGGAGGGCTTTTCAAATCTTCTGGATGCTTTGCAGAGGGATGCAAGCGTCGGATCAAGAGTTTATTTGGCCGTCGGGAAAAAATCAGCATCTGAAATATTAAAGGGAGAGTACGGTATTAGAGGAACGGCAGTATATTTAAGCAATCTGATCAAGCACAATATTGAAAGCAGGGATTTGTCCAGGGAGAATCTTCATTTGTTTTTATACAATCTTTATGACAAGGGGAAAGACGCATATTTGCCAATACTTGCTCTTTCAGGGAAAGACGAATTGGAAATAACCGGAGTCGCCCTGTTCAATGAGGATAAGATGGTAGGAGAAATATCAAATGAGAAAATGATTTTTTTTAAACTGCTGACAGATCAGTACATGGAGGGAACGTATACGCTTAATTTAAAGGATGGATCCATGGTTTCTGTGAAGAGTATTACCTCCAGCAAAAAAATAAAGATGAAAACGAAGGAGGAGGTAAGCTTTTCCATCAAACTGGAAGGTCATATCCGGGAGTATACGGGAGAAAAAATCACACCAGAAGTAATTAAAGAAATTGAAACAGAGTTTAAAAAGTCAGTAGAAACCGAATGCCTTGCACTGATCGAGCAGTTTAAAGCGTTAAATATCGATCCTACAGGCATCGGGGATGAGGCGTCCCATACGTTCCGTTCATTTGATATGAAAAAATGGAAGGAACATTATCAGGATATCAAGGCAAATATAAATGCGGAAATTACCATTAATGAATCAGGCGTTATTGAGTAG